In a single window of the Delftia tsuruhatensis genome:
- a CDS encoding HU family DNA-binding protein, with amino-acid sequence MNKTELIEHIANNADISKAAAARALDSTIEAVKKTLKKGGTVSLVGFGTFAVGKRAARTGRNPRTGETIKIKAAKVPKFRPGKALKDALN; translated from the coding sequence GTGAATAAAACCGAACTGATTGAGCACATCGCCAACAACGCCGACATCTCCAAGGCTGCGGCTGCTCGCGCACTGGACTCCACGATTGAGGCTGTGAAGAAAACCCTCAAAAAGGGTGGTACAGTGTCGCTCGTTGGTTTTGGCACATTCGCCGTCGGCAAGCGTGCTGCTCGCACGGGCCGCAACCCCCGCACTGGCGAAACCATCAAGATCAAGGCCGCCAAGGTTCCAAAGTTCCGTCCGGGCAAGGCATTGAAGGATGCCCTGAACTGA
- a CDS encoding SurA N-terminal domain-containing protein, protein MFESIRKHSKFVMILLFLLIIPSFIFVGVNQNYFTESSVIVARVDGHEIKQADWENAHRMESDRLRAENPNIDPKLLDSPQARYATLEKMVRDQVLAAAVQKMHLAASDAQLVRSLQEIPAIAALKKPDGTLDAEAYRALVGSQGLTPEGFEANLRRELSMNQVMGGVTGTAFATDTQVRQAIDALYQRREVQVARFDASAYASKVQPTEADLKAYYDAHTAQFQQAEEATVEYLLLDVPGIEAGITLSEEDVRSYYTQNLERLSGPEERRASHILINATKDAPAAEQEKAKARAEELLAELRKDPKRFAELAKANSQDGGSAAAGGDLGYFGRGAMVKPFEDAAFGMKVGDISDVVHSDFGYHIISLVDIKKPKAPSFEQMRPKLEAELKQQQAQRKFAELAEGFSNAVYEQSDSLQPVAEKFKLTVHKAEHVTRQPGPNVKGPLANPRFLEVLFSSDSLNSKRNTDAVELGSSQLVAGRVLDYTPARTLPMAEVGDRLRTLYVAQKSAELAKADGEARLAAWKAQPDTAQLPAAKVIGRDQPEGQPREVVDAALRASTAQLPAWTGVDLGAQGYAVLRINRIVERPADDAQTAAAQKQDFLRSSAVAEAVAYYELLKKQLKVQIKVTRP, encoded by the coding sequence ATGTTCGAATCCATCCGCAAGCATTCCAAGTTCGTGATGATCTTGTTGTTCTTGCTGATCATTCCCTCGTTCATCTTCGTGGGCGTGAACCAGAACTACTTCACCGAGTCCAGCGTCATCGTGGCGCGTGTGGACGGACATGAGATCAAGCAGGCGGACTGGGAGAACGCGCACCGCATGGAAAGCGACCGCCTGCGCGCAGAGAACCCCAACATCGACCCCAAGCTGCTCGATTCGCCGCAGGCGCGTTACGCCACGCTGGAGAAGATGGTGCGCGACCAGGTGCTGGCTGCCGCCGTGCAGAAGATGCACCTGGCTGCCTCCGATGCGCAACTGGTGCGCTCGCTGCAGGAGATCCCCGCGATTGCCGCGCTCAAGAAGCCTGACGGCACGCTGGATGCCGAGGCCTATCGCGCCCTGGTCGGATCGCAGGGCCTGACCCCCGAAGGTTTCGAGGCCAATCTGCGCCGCGAACTGTCCATGAACCAGGTGATGGGTGGCGTGACCGGCACGGCCTTCGCGACCGACACCCAGGTGCGGCAAGCCATCGATGCGCTGTACCAGCGCCGTGAAGTGCAGGTGGCGCGCTTCGACGCCAGCGCCTATGCGTCCAAGGTCCAGCCCACCGAGGCCGATCTGAAGGCCTACTATGACGCGCACACCGCCCAGTTCCAGCAGGCCGAGGAGGCCACGGTGGAGTACCTGCTGCTGGACGTTCCCGGCATCGAAGCCGGCATCACCCTGAGCGAAGAGGATGTGCGCTCCTACTACACGCAGAACCTCGAGCGCCTGTCCGGCCCCGAAGAACGCCGTGCCAGCCACATCCTGATCAATGCCACCAAGGATGCGCCGGCCGCAGAACAGGAAAAGGCCAAGGCCAGGGCCGAGGAGTTGCTGGCCGAACTGCGCAAGGACCCCAAGCGCTTCGCCGAGCTGGCCAAGGCCAACTCGCAAGACGGCGGATCCGCGGCTGCTGGTGGCGACCTGGGCTACTTTGGCCGCGGTGCCATGGTCAAGCCGTTCGAGGATGCGGCCTTCGGCATGAAGGTCGGCGACATCAGCGACGTGGTCCACAGCGATTTCGGCTACCACATCATCTCGCTGGTGGACATCAAGAAGCCCAAGGCACCGAGCTTCGAGCAGATGCGCCCCAAGCTGGAAGCCGAACTCAAGCAGCAGCAGGCGCAGCGCAAGTTCGCTGAACTGGCCGAAGGCTTCTCCAATGCCGTCTACGAGCAATCCGACAGCCTGCAGCCCGTGGCCGAGAAGTTCAAGCTTACCGTGCACAAGGCCGAGCATGTGACGCGCCAGCCCGGCCCCAATGTCAAGGGACCGTTGGCCAACCCCCGTTTCCTGGAGGTGCTGTTCTCCAGCGACTCCCTGAACAGCAAGCGCAACACCGATGCCGTGGAGCTGGGCTCCAGTCAGCTCGTCGCTGGCCGTGTGCTCGATTACACCCCGGCACGCACACTGCCCATGGCGGAAGTGGGTGACCGGCTGCGCACGCTGTACGTGGCCCAGAAGTCCGCCGAGCTGGCCAAGGCCGATGGCGAAGCCCGGCTTGCCGCCTGGAAGGCCCAGCCCGATACGGCGCAACTGCCCGCTGCCAAGGTGATCGGCCGGGACCAGCCTGAAGGCCAGCCGCGCGAAGTGGTGGATGCGGCCCTGCGTGCCTCCACGGCCCAGCTGCCGGCTTGGACGGGCGTGGATCTGGGTGCCCAGGGCTATGCCGTGCTCAGGATCAACCGCATCGTCGAGCGTCCTGCGGATGATGCGCAAACTGCCGCCGCGCAGAAACAAGATTTCCTGCGAAGCTCGGCAGTGGCAGAAGCTGTGGCATACTACGAGCTTCTCAAGAAACAGCTCAAGGTGCAGATCAAGGTCACGCGCCCCTGA
- a CDS encoding TCR/Tet family MFS transporter yields the protein MRQPLFVLLAILLIDAIGLGLIMPILPGLLQGMVPGPSASSFHYGALLAVYALAQFLCAPLLGVLSDRHGRRRVLLVSLAGAALDYVLMALAPDLGWLYLGRVLAGVTGANMAVASAYLTDITPPRQRAARFGQMGAAIGMGFIAGPVLGGLLGDWWLRAPFMLAALLNGANLILVWSLLPEPQPQGRTDLPGEPMLEPPRQPGSLNAFAALHGLREQPGLGPLVGVFGVVMLASQWPATLWILYGQERFGWSLWLGGVSLACYGLCHALAQAFAIGPLVSRLGELRALLTGLACEALGLLLLAFAGAGWAPFALLPLFAAGGMAVPALQALITGRIDAGRQGEMQGTLTSITSLIGVGGPLLVTSLYAVSRNLWPGLVWAVGAASYLLALPLLLSYRRARRTHS from the coding sequence ATGCGCCAACCGTTGTTCGTTCTGCTTGCCATTTTGCTGATCGATGCGATCGGCCTGGGGTTGATCATGCCCATTCTTCCCGGGCTGCTGCAAGGCATGGTTCCTGGCCCGAGTGCCAGCAGCTTCCACTACGGCGCGCTGCTGGCAGTGTATGCACTGGCGCAGTTCCTGTGCGCACCGCTGCTGGGTGTGCTGAGCGATCGCCATGGCCGCCGCCGGGTGCTGCTGGTGTCCCTGGCAGGAGCCGCGCTCGATTACGTGCTGATGGCCCTGGCGCCCGACCTGGGGTGGCTCTACCTGGGACGTGTGCTCGCAGGCGTCACGGGGGCCAACATGGCGGTGGCCAGCGCCTATCTCACCGACATCACGCCGCCGCGGCAGCGTGCGGCGCGCTTCGGCCAGATGGGGGCGGCCATCGGCATGGGCTTCATTGCGGGGCCGGTGCTTGGCGGTCTGCTGGGGGACTGGTGGCTGCGGGCGCCCTTCATGCTGGCGGCGTTGCTCAACGGCGCCAACCTGATCCTGGTCTGGAGCCTGCTGCCGGAGCCGCAGCCGCAGGGCCGCACCGACCTGCCCGGGGAGCCGATGCTGGAGCCGCCACGGCAACCGGGCAGCCTCAACGCCTTTGCCGCGCTGCACGGGCTGCGAGAGCAGCCAGGCCTGGGGCCTCTCGTGGGGGTGTTCGGCGTGGTGATGCTGGCCTCCCAGTGGCCAGCCACGCTGTGGATCCTGTATGGACAGGAGCGTTTCGGCTGGAGCCTTTGGCTGGGCGGTGTGTCCTTGGCCTGCTATGGGCTGTGCCACGCGCTGGCGCAGGCTTTTGCTATCGGCCCGCTGGTCTCCCGCCTGGGTGAACTGCGCGCGCTGTTGACGGGCCTGGCCTGCGAGGCCCTGGGTCTGCTGCTGCTGGCGTTTGCCGGTGCAGGCTGGGCGCCTTTCGCGCTGCTGCCACTGTTCGCCGCAGGCGGCATGGCCGTGCCGGCCCTGCAGGCCCTGATCACGGGAAGGATCGACGCCGGACGCCAGGGCGAGATGCAAGGAACGCTGACCAGCATCACCAGCCTCATCGGCGTGGGTGGTCCCTTGCTGGTCACCTCGCTGTATGCAGTGAGCCGCAACCTGTGGCCGGGGCTGGTCTGGGCCGTGGGTGCTGCGAGCTATCTGCTGGCCTTGCCGCTCTTGCTGAGTTATCGCCGTGCCCGACGGACCCACTCCTGA
- the pgsA gene encoding CDP-diacylglycerol--glycerol-3-phosphate 3-phosphatidyltransferase, with protein MFLTIPTLMTCTRIVAIPLIVGVFYAPLDEATRNLVATVMFIVFAATDWLDGYLARRLNQTSAFGAFLDPVADKFLVCASLLVLVHLQRTDVFVALIIIGREIAISALREWMAHLGAGKSVAVHMLGKLKTTAQMVAIPFLLYDGRVFGVVDTGVWGQVLIWVAAVLTVWSMVYYLQKALPEIRARVTH; from the coding sequence ATGTTCCTCACCATCCCCACCTTGATGACATGCACGCGGATCGTCGCGATTCCGCTGATCGTCGGGGTGTTCTATGCGCCTCTCGACGAAGCGACCCGCAACCTGGTCGCCACCGTGATGTTCATCGTGTTCGCGGCCACCGACTGGCTGGACGGCTACCTGGCGCGCAGGCTCAACCAGACCTCGGCCTTCGGTGCCTTCCTGGACCCCGTGGCCGACAAGTTCCTGGTCTGTGCATCGCTGCTGGTGCTGGTGCATCTGCAGCGCACCGATGTGTTCGTGGCCCTGATCATCATCGGCCGCGAGATCGCCATCTCGGCACTGCGCGAGTGGATGGCCCATCTGGGTGCCGGCAAGAGCGTGGCCGTTCACATGCTGGGCAAGCTCAAGACCACGGCGCAGATGGTGGCCATCCCCTTCCTGCTGTACGACGGCCGCGTGTTCGGCGTGGTCGACACCGGGGTCTGGGGCCAGGTGCTGATCTGGGTGGCGGCCGTGCTGACCGTGTGGTCCATGGTGTACTACCTGCAAAAGGCATTGCCGGAGATCCGCGCACGGGTCACGCACTGA
- a CDS encoding IPT/TIG domain-containing protein, with protein MANDKRGHPWMDAGRWLCILLALCIISIFALKAHAATPRTLLDTLDAGSGNVWVNASNPRYLRFSTGDANAVVSEISMRIADTYGAAVPTVRLCDDASANCQQFIHQDISGSNVYRFTGAYQVTANRFVRIIFDCACDTPSGYGVYMGSRTVPGASTAAPGYLFAAKVVALALPTVHLAAPAAGPSSGGTTVILTGTGLLDTSRIRFGNVDAAHFQVDSDTQITAITPLHPGGTVSMELTTSANAASTSGNFTFVASPSITAIGPASGPTAGGTIVTLTGTGFAAAAATGAVRFGSTPATYTILGDTRISATAPAAAAAGTVDITVTTPGGISTTGAADQFTYVAAPSVTAISPAGGPSAGGTRVTVSGTQLTGANTVMFGAHAATDVTVISATQLTAVSPPGTGSVDLTVSTPGGTSVANGTALFRYAGLPGITALSTQRGPVGGGTPVVITGSDFTGATSVRFGTASATGFTVDSATRITAVAPPGSPGLVDVSVTTPEGTSATAPAAQFRYQPTAASLQFPRGQVQMRITGADCSFEGTPSAGTIHSSDVPPGFEAPYGQIAFQASGCTSGGVLRVALTLPEKPAPGSAIYKQVGGRWVKWAASMDGANLEFSVTDNTGSSTAEATGDNDPAPGRIDDPIMVAIALAPAAPAPIPSLGLWALVLLSMALGGLAVRGLHRVPFDPSQEWVRRARR; from the coding sequence ATGGCAAATGACAAGAGAGGTCATCCGTGGATGGATGCAGGCCGATGGCTGTGCATCCTTCTCGCACTCTGCATCATCAGCATTTTCGCGCTCAAGGCCCATGCAGCCACGCCGAGAACCTTGCTGGACACCCTGGACGCCGGCTCGGGCAACGTATGGGTCAACGCCAGCAATCCCAGGTACCTCCGGTTCAGCACGGGGGACGCAAACGCCGTCGTCTCCGAGATATCCATGCGGATTGCCGACACCTATGGCGCGGCTGTTCCCACCGTGAGGCTCTGCGATGATGCCTCCGCGAACTGCCAGCAGTTCATCCACCAGGACATTTCGGGCAGCAACGTCTACCGGTTCACCGGCGCCTATCAGGTCACCGCGAATCGATTTGTCCGAATCATCTTCGACTGCGCCTGCGACACACCGTCCGGCTACGGTGTCTATATGGGGTCCAGGACCGTCCCCGGCGCATCCACGGCCGCTCCAGGATATCTGTTTGCGGCCAAGGTGGTTGCCCTTGCGCTGCCAACGGTCCATCTGGCAGCGCCGGCGGCTGGCCCATCGAGCGGCGGCACCACCGTCATACTCACGGGCACCGGGTTGCTGGATACCAGCCGGATCAGATTCGGCAATGTGGATGCCGCCCACTTCCAGGTGGACAGCGACACCCAGATCACGGCCATCACGCCCCTTCATCCCGGTGGGACCGTCAGCATGGAGCTGACGACCAGCGCCAACGCAGCCTCCACCAGCGGCAACTTCACCTTTGTGGCCAGCCCGTCCATCACCGCCATCGGCCCCGCCAGCGGACCCACGGCAGGCGGCACCATCGTCACGCTCACCGGCACCGGCTTCGCCGCCGCTGCGGCCACCGGCGCCGTGCGCTTCGGCAGCACGCCCGCCACCTACACCATCCTCGGCGATACGCGGATCTCCGCCACCGCCCCTGCCGCCGCGGCAGCCGGCACGGTCGATATCACCGTGACCACGCCTGGAGGCATCTCCACCACCGGCGCGGCCGACCAGTTCACCTACGTGGCGGCGCCTTCCGTCACCGCCATCAGCCCTGCCGGGGGACCCAGCGCTGGCGGGACGCGGGTGACGGTCAGCGGTACCCAGTTGACGGGAGCGAACACCGTGATGTTCGGTGCCCACGCTGCCACGGATGTCACGGTGATCAGCGCCACCCAGCTCACTGCCGTCTCCCCGCCCGGCACGGGCTCGGTGGATCTGACGGTCAGCACGCCGGGAGGCACCTCGGTCGCCAACGGCACAGCCCTGTTCCGTTATGCGGGCCTGCCCGGCATCACAGCCCTTTCCACCCAGCGCGGCCCGGTGGGAGGCGGCACTCCGGTCGTCATCACGGGCAGCGATTTCACCGGCGCCACGTCGGTGAGATTCGGCACGGCCAGCGCCACCGGCTTCACGGTGGACAGTGCGACCCGGATCACGGCCGTTGCCCCGCCCGGATCCCCGGGGCTGGTGGATGTGTCGGTCACGACACCGGAAGGAACCAGCGCCACAGCGCCTGCAGCCCAGTTCCGCTATCAGCCCACCGCGGCCTCACTGCAGTTCCCCCGGGGTCAGGTACAGATGCGGATCACCGGTGCAGACTGCAGTTTCGAGGGTACGCCCAGCGCAGGCACCATCCACTCCAGCGACGTACCACCGGGCTTCGAGGCGCCCTACGGACAGATCGCATTCCAGGCCAGTGGCTGCACCAGCGGCGGGGTGCTGCGTGTGGCGCTCACACTACCGGAGAAACCGGCACCCGGCTCTGCAATCTACAAACAGGTGGGCGGCCGGTGGGTGAAGTGGGCAGCAAGCATGGATGGCGCGAACCTCGAATTCTCGGTCACGGACAACACAGGCAGCTCCACGGCCGAAGCCACCGGGGACAACGACCCTGCGCCCGGCCGGATCGATGATCCGATCATGGTGGCCATCGCTCTGGCTCCGGCGGCACCGGCTCCGATACCCAGCCTCGGCCTGTGGGCCCTGGTGCTGCTGTCCATGGCACTGGGCGGGCTGGCGGTCCGAGGCCTGCATCGGGTGCCCTTCGATCCATCTCAGGAGTGGGTCCGTCGGGCACGGCGATAA
- a CDS encoding PAS domain S-box protein: MPHRAAAHRFMGTRRSAHAKALILTFALCVLGGLVLYVWNQLHVQAEQSRTQATLLARVLEDQTAKTFETSEVALSSLANNPVIRAHDGQQATREAAMAQTVAQLPFMRGMALLDAQGRVLASTRADEVGLPIPMPQLLGQPLKIPAPGKAQLGGLVPGRGLAALAHAEKATPRGIAFLPYALGLEYDDGTRGLLVALINPDAVANFYQATLESLSYEAVLLSYEGRPLASTNARAGVTTQAALQTPVFRGQAPSREFGSYVGMGMLGEREIVSFRTVRNLPLLLVVEEPYSALVARWRDDAFVFFVAGLALLALVLGLGFSVLKTRRLQKSAQKDMEQAQARIARSEHELAVLMRSVQELIFRTDSEGLLIFVNARWEKLTGQSSDKAMGLGLDKIVDEHYRPRVQALLDPQAPLKPRSCQALFRLPNGMEMLCDIAVVPLMRDGRLVGFAGSAVDVTARWKAQQELQTQLAFQHLLFETTPLPMLVTDANQCVALVNKAWEDFFGKNRYAVLGADLLGFMPRDDALHQMLGNTQVMHTGQRMTLQAKVAHADGSYRDMQISKAPVQDAEGHITGVLSISVDVSEFRAAELATREARDAAEEAVRVKSEFVANMSHELRTPLQSIMGFAELGQLRAQATPKLADMFGDIHAAGQRMLALVNDLLDVAKLESTMGTIHLERVDLRNLIRPVVRELEPLQHQKQIDLRLQLDDAPLIAKADPVRFQQVIRNVLANAIKFSPSGGRIDVRGMLDGQGNIRIDCLDQGPGIPVQELDKIFQPFVQSSKTKDGAGGTGLGLAICRKIIAAMEGTIMASNRSSGGSMFRILLPCRHACETQPGALA, translated from the coding sequence CGGCCTGGTGCTGTATGTCTGGAACCAGCTGCATGTCCAGGCGGAGCAGAGCCGGACGCAGGCAACGCTGCTGGCACGGGTTCTGGAAGACCAGACGGCAAAGACTTTCGAGACCAGCGAAGTCGCCCTGTCCAGCCTTGCCAACAATCCCGTCATCCGTGCACACGATGGCCAGCAGGCCACACGCGAGGCCGCCATGGCGCAGACCGTCGCCCAGTTGCCTTTCATGCGCGGCATGGCCTTGCTGGATGCGCAAGGCCGCGTCCTGGCCAGTACCCGGGCCGACGAGGTGGGCCTGCCGATACCAATGCCGCAGTTGCTGGGCCAGCCGCTGAAGATACCGGCCCCGGGCAAGGCCCAGCTCGGCGGGCTGGTCCCCGGCCGTGGCCTGGCGGCCCTGGCGCATGCCGAAAAGGCCACGCCCCGGGGAATCGCCTTTCTTCCCTATGCACTGGGCCTGGAGTACGACGACGGGACGCGCGGCCTGCTGGTGGCCTTGATCAACCCCGACGCCGTGGCCAACTTCTACCAGGCGACACTGGAATCGCTCAGCTACGAGGCCGTGCTGCTGTCCTATGAGGGCAGGCCGCTGGCCAGCACCAATGCGCGCGCTGGCGTCACGACGCAAGCGGCCTTGCAGACGCCGGTGTTCAGGGGCCAGGCGCCGAGCCGGGAATTCGGCTCCTACGTGGGCATGGGCATGCTGGGCGAGCGCGAGATCGTCTCGTTTCGCACCGTGCGCAACCTGCCGCTCTTGCTGGTCGTCGAGGAGCCCTACTCAGCCCTCGTGGCACGCTGGCGTGACGACGCCTTCGTCTTCTTCGTGGCCGGACTGGCCTTGCTGGCCCTGGTGCTGGGACTGGGCTTTTCGGTGCTCAAGACACGCAGGCTGCAGAAATCGGCCCAGAAGGACATGGAGCAGGCCCAGGCACGCATCGCACGCAGCGAACATGAGCTGGCCGTGCTCATGCGCAGCGTGCAGGAGCTGATCTTTCGCACCGACAGCGAAGGCCTGCTGATCTTCGTCAACGCCCGCTGGGAAAAGCTCACGGGCCAGAGCAGCGACAAGGCCATGGGTTTGGGCCTGGACAAGATCGTGGACGAGCACTACCGGCCACGGGTCCAGGCGCTTCTCGACCCCCAGGCTCCGCTCAAGCCGCGCTCCTGCCAGGCCCTCTTTCGGCTGCCCAATGGCATGGAAATGCTGTGCGACATCGCCGTCGTGCCGCTCATGCGCGATGGCAGGCTGGTGGGCTTTGCGGGCAGCGCCGTGGACGTGACGGCCCGGTGGAAAGCCCAGCAGGAACTGCAGACCCAGCTGGCGTTCCAGCACCTGCTGTTCGAGACCACGCCGCTGCCCATGCTGGTCACGGATGCCAACCAGTGCGTGGCGCTCGTCAACAAGGCCTGGGAAGACTTCTTCGGCAAGAACCGCTACGCCGTGCTGGGCGCCGATCTGCTGGGCTTCATGCCGCGCGACGACGCTCTCCACCAGATGCTCGGCAACACCCAGGTGATGCACACGGGACAGCGCATGACGCTGCAAGCCAAGGTCGCCCACGCCGACGGCAGCTACCGGGACATGCAGATCTCCAAGGCGCCCGTGCAGGATGCGGAGGGCCACATCACCGGCGTGCTCAGCATCTCCGTGGACGTGAGTGAATTCCGTGCCGCCGAGCTGGCCACCCGGGAGGCACGCGATGCCGCCGAGGAGGCCGTGCGCGTGAAATCGGAGTTCGTCGCCAACATGAGCCATGAGCTGCGCACTCCACTGCAGTCCATCATGGGATTCGCGGAACTGGGCCAGCTGCGAGCCCAGGCCACGCCCAAGCTGGCCGACATGTTCGGCGACATCCATGCCGCCGGCCAGCGCATGCTGGCCCTGGTCAACGACCTGCTCGATGTGGCCAAGCTCGAAAGCACCATGGGCACCATCCACCTCGAGCGCGTGGACCTCAGAAACCTCATCCGACCGGTGGTGCGTGAACTGGAGCCCCTGCAGCACCAGAAACAGATAGACCTGCGCCTGCAACTGGATGACGCCCCCCTCATCGCCAAGGCCGACCCCGTCCGATTCCAGCAGGTCATACGCAATGTACTGGCCAATGCGATCAAGTTCTCCCCGTCCGGCGGACGCATCGATGTGCGGGGCATGCTGGACGGTCAGGGAAACATCCGCATCGACTGTCTGGACCAAGGGCCCGGCATTCCCGTGCAGGAACTCGACAAGATCTTCCAGCCCTTCGTGCAATCGAGCAAAACCAAGGACGGCGCAGGAGGCACGGGGCTGGGCCTGGCCATCTGCCGGAAAATCATTGCCGCCATGGAAGGAACCATCATGGCAAGCAACCGCTCCTCCGGTGGCTCCATGTTCCGCATTCTGCTGCCTTGCCGCCACGCCTGTGAAACCCAGCCTGGAGCGCTGGCATAG
- a CDS encoding TetR/AcrR family transcriptional regulator C-terminal domain-containing protein, whose amino-acid sequence MNDTFSPRLSRDTVLRAALDLLNEVGIDALSTRRLAERLGVQSPTLYWHFKNKAELLAAMNEAILEQHQQSLPNRSLSWQEGFVANAHSFRRALLAYRDGARLHAGTRPHGAQFEALEAKLALMHGAGFEPGQAIGLMLAISRFVVGWVLEEQAAPEGGQLGGDGPDPTRHPLSARGWQTLAAQAPDEVFDRQLRLFVAGAQAMLAKDGA is encoded by the coding sequence TTGAACGACACCTTTTCCCCGCGCCTGAGCCGCGACACCGTATTGCGCGCCGCGCTGGACCTGCTCAATGAGGTGGGCATCGATGCCCTCAGCACCCGCCGGCTGGCCGAACGCCTGGGCGTGCAGTCGCCGACGCTGTACTGGCATTTCAAGAACAAGGCTGAACTGCTGGCAGCCATGAACGAGGCCATCCTGGAGCAGCACCAGCAATCATTGCCGAACCGCAGCCTGTCCTGGCAGGAAGGCTTCGTGGCCAACGCCCACAGCTTTCGCCGCGCCCTGCTGGCCTATCGCGACGGCGCGCGCCTGCATGCGGGCACTCGGCCGCATGGCGCGCAGTTCGAGGCCCTGGAAGCCAAGCTGGCCCTGATGCATGGCGCCGGCTTCGAGCCTGGGCAGGCCATCGGCCTGATGCTGGCGATCAGCCGCTTCGTGGTCGGCTGGGTGCTCGAGGAACAGGCGGCCCCGGAAGGCGGTCAACTGGGAGGCGATGGCCCCGATCCGACCCGCCATCCTCTCAGCGCCCGCGGCTGGCAGACCTTGGCGGCCCAGGCCCCGGACGAAGTCTTTGACCGGCAGCTGCGACTGTTCGTGGCCGGCGCGCAGGCCATGCTGGCCAAGGACGGGGCCTAG